The sequence AAAAACGTCGTCCTCGCGCTGATCGGCGCGGGCCTTGTCTCCGGCGCGGCCCAGGCGACCGAGCGCGGTCAGTTGCGCGCCCTGCTCGGCCTTCCCGGCCAGGACCTCACCTCGCCGGCGCTGCCGGGCTTCTATGTGCAGGCGAACTACCAGCACTACCAGGCCGACAGCTTCAAGGACAACAACGGCAACACGCCCGTCCAGTCGGCCAATTTCCCGCCCCTGGGCGTCGTGAGCGCGGAGCAGGACAGCAAGGTCCGCGCGGACGTGCTGGCGCTGCGCGCGAGCTGGGTGTCCGAAAGCCAGCTGTGGGATGGCCGCATCGGCCTGTCCGCCACGCTGCCGCTGGTCAAGACTCACCTGGAGACCAAGCTGACCCGCGTCACGCCGCTGCCGGCGCCGTACGCGCAGTTGGCTGACAGCACGCTGGCCAAGCTTGCCGCCGCGAATTCCGGCGAAGAGTCCGGCGTGGGCGACATGGAAATCGCCCCCTTCATCGACTGGCAGACCGATAGTTCCCGCGTGATCTTCGCCCCGGCCTTTGTCGCGCCCACCGGCGCCTACGACGCGAACCGCGCGGTGAACCCCGGCGCGGGCAACTTCTGGACGATCCGCCCGGCCCTGACGCTTGCTTACGTGACCGAAAACGGCTGGGAGTTCGGTGCCCGTAGCACCTACTCGTTCAACACCGAGAACAAGGACACCGACTACAAGAGCGGCCAGTACCTGCACTCGGACGGTGCGGTGATGTACCAGATCCGTGACGGCCTTCGCCTGGGCGCGGCGGGCTACCTGATCTACCAGACCACCAAGGACAGCGGCACCGGCGCGCCGGCCGACGGCTACAAGGCCCGCGTCTTCGCCCTGGGCCCGTCGATCGGCTGGCAGAGCGAGGATTCGCGCCTGGGCCTGGAATTCAAGGTGCTGCAGGAGTTCGGCGTGCGCAACCGCCCCGAAGGCACGCTGGGCTGGCTGCGCGTGATCTACCGCGTCAACTGAGTTGCTGTTTCCGGCCCCGGTCTGGGCCGGCGAAGCAAAGGGAAAAAGGGAGGCGCTGTTCGCGTTGGCTGATGATGGGCTCAGACGCCGAGCGCGAGACAGAGGAAGGGCGTGGGGTGAGTGCCGGATTGGGTGCTGCGGTCCAGGGCACGGAACCAACCCAAGTAGTTCTCCAGGTAAGACGTGGCAACTCCGTTGAAACGGCGCATCCAGGTTTTCAAGCGCGAGTGGTAGGCATTGACGTTCTGGATATGCCAGGCGCCGCGGCGACGCTCGCCCTTGAGCGTGTTGACGGCGTGATGCTCGATGTTCAGTGCGCGCGCGGCTGCGGCCAGCATGCTGCTGCCGTCGGTGCAGAGCAGCGTGTCGCAGGCCAAGGCCTGCGGCAGCACCTGCACCACGGCGGCCTTGCTGTTATGCGGCAGGACGTAATCGGTGGTCGCGCCGCTGCGGTCTCGCAGCACCAACACAGGAACGTGTTCGTCCGACAGGCCGCGGCGGGCGGCATGTCCGCCCCGCTTGCGCGCGGCGCGTGATTGCTGCCCCAGGCGTTGGGGCTGTCCTTTGAAGGAGCGCAGTTCGTAGGTCTCGTCGGCCTCGGCCACGCCCTGTAGCGCCTGGGCTTTGAGGGCACGGGGCAGCGCCAGGAAGCGGTGGCGCCAGCGAAAGGCCGTCGTGCGGTGCACGCCCAGGTGTCGGGCCGCCTTACGCACGCTCAGGCCCAGTTCGAGCACCTGGGCCTGTACCCACCACTTGTCACGTTGGCGCAGCCGCGCCAACGGCGTGCCTGTCAGGGCGTTGAAACTGCGCCGACAGGTGCGACATCTATAGCGCTGCAGACCATCGGCGTGCCCGTTACGCACCACGCCAAGGCTGCGGCAGTGCGGGCACCCTGGGTGGCTACTACGCCGTCGCTGTAGCGCGGCGCTCACTTCGTCCAATGAAGCCACCGACTCCAACCGCTGGCGCAATTGCTCCCGCTGCGCGGCCGTGAGCCGATTCAACCCGCCCAACCAGTCTTTGAGTTCGCGTTCGCGCATAGAGAGCTCCTGCCGGCCTACCGCCGCAAATTCACGCTCCCATCTTTCCCACCCGCTGGCTCAGTGGATGCGCCATCCTCAGGCAATGCGAACAGCGCCAAAAGGGATGCCGCGGCATCCCTTTTCTTTGGCCGGCATGGCACTTCCTTGGGGGCGGGCATGGCGCACACCTGCGTTTTCGCCCGGGCGGCAAAGCCGTATCCGGCGACCAAGCTGAATCGTCGCGGGGCATGCTCGTCCCCGCCGGGGAGGCTGAATGGGTGAAGAAAAGTCGCAGGGATGGTTCCAGACCTTGCCCGGCGTGATCTCGGCCGTCGCGGGCCTGATCGTCGCGGTGGGCGGACTGATCGCCGTGCTCAATCAGGCCGGTTTTTTCAGCAAGAAGGCAACGCCAGCCGCGCCGGGGGCGGTCGTACGCGATGTCGACAGTGCCAACGCCACGATAGAGAAGCATCCGACGGCGGCTATCAAGCCGGCAACGCCAGCCAGCACCACGACGGGGGCACCTCCCGCGGTCGAAGGCGCACCTCCCGCCACCCGCGGCCTGAGCGCCAGTGCGACTCCCGAGCAAATCATGCAGGCGCTCGAAGAGGCGAACGTGAGTACCAGCGTCGGCAAGGCGCAAATCCTCGATTGGCTCGACAACGACGACCGCACCTACCGTCGCGTCGCCTATGTGACGCTGGACCTGCTCGATGGGCGACGCCTGCCCGGCAAGGCGCCGGACATCGACGTGATCAAGTACTACTACCTCACCTTGACGCAGCGTGATGGCGGCGGATTGATCCCGCTGGGCGAGCGGCTGGACCGCAATGTCATGCGGCGCGCGATCGTCGCGGCCTTCAACGACAAGAACGGCGGCCAGATTCGCCAGTTCGACAGGCTGATCGCCGCCCGCTAGGGAGGCTTGCGCGCCGCGCTTCCGCGCGGCGAAACAGTCTGCCGGGCTAAGTGATGCGACCAGGCCTTGCTACGATGCCCGCTTCGCACAATGCATCGCGGGCTCCATGGAAAACCTGCTGACCTCCCCCCAGACCTGGTGGTGGCTCCTCTCGGTCGTCCTCATCCTGGTCGGCGTCGCCGGGACGATCCTGCCCGCGCTGCCTGGCACATTTCTCGTGCTCGCCGGCATTTATCTGGGCGCCTGGATCGACGACTTCCAGCGCGTCGGTGCCTGGTCGCTCGCGATCATCACCGTGCTGGCAATCCTCGCCTGGGTGAGCGATTTCCTCTCCACCGTGCTGGGCGCGAAGAAGGCCGGGGCGAGCGGGCTGGCGATGCTGGGGGCGGCCGTCGGCACCGTGCTCGGTATCTTCACCGGCCTGGTCGGCCTCATCTTCATGCCCTTGCTGGGCGCCATCGTGGGCGAACTGATCGCCCGGCGCGACGCACTGCACGCCGGCAGGGTGGGGCTGGCCACCTGGATCGGGCTGATCGTCGGCACCTTGGTGAAACTGGTGCTCACGTTCATGATGATCGGCGTCTTTGTGTTCGCACTCATCGTCTGATGAAGTTCCGTCGCCTGCCCCCGCTGGCCGTCCTGCACAGTTTCGAACTGGCCGCGAGCCTGCTGTCCTTCAAGGAAGCGGCCGAGCGCCTGCATGTGACGCCTTCGGCGATCAGCCACCAGATGCGCGCGCTGGAGCAGTTCGTCGGGCAGGCCCTGTTCCGTCGGCTTAATCGTCGGCTGGAGCTGACCGAGGCTGGCGCCACTTACCTGGACGAAGTGCGCGGCGCACTCGAAGCGCTGCGCGATGCGACCGATGCGCTGCGCTACGGCGCGGGTGCGCGCCCGCTCACGCTCTCGGTTGGCAGCTTCTTCGGGCCCGAATTCCTGGTGCCGCGGCTCGCGCAGTTCGAGGCCCTGAATCCGGACATCCACCTGCGCGTCTTCACCGAGCAGGTGGAGCGCGACCCGCGGCGGGGCGAAGTGGATCTGGTGCTGCGCCTGGTCTATCGCAAGGAGCGACCACGCGGGCTGCATATGAGCCTGCTCACGCCGGTGCAAGCCCTGCCCGTGGGTGGCCGCCAGTACGCGGGCGCAGGCATCGAGGCGCTTGCCAGCGCCCCCTTGCTGCAGACCAGCGGCCTGCAGAACGCATGGCCGAACTGGTTCCGCTGGGCGGGCCTGGATCGCGATGCGCCCCGGCACGGACCGCAGTTCGACAGCTACTCCGCGCTGATGGCGGCCTGCGAAAGTGGTGCCGGCATCGCCTTCGGCCTCTTGCCGGTGATCGGCTCCCGCCTCGTGGACGGACGCCTCACAGCCCTGTGGCATGAAGCCACCCCCAGCAGCTTCAGCTATTGCCTGCTGTGCCGGTCCGAGGACGCGCGCCGCGAGGAGGTGCAGCGGGTCGAGGCCTGGCTGCACACGCTGGTGGCCGAACTGCAGGCCAGCGTGCCGGCACGCTTCGCCCCCACGCTGCAGGCGGCCGCATGAGCCGCAACCGCATGAATTGATTTCACCCGAAGCGGGCTCCGAACTCGTTTGTGCCGGCCCGCACGGCTTGCAAGACTTCAGGGTATCCCCCACTGGAGCCTGCCATGCAGCCTGAAGACCTCCGTTTCGAAGCGGGCGACGGTCATCCGATCCACGCCACGCTGTTCCGACCTCTCCGGGACCGCGGTCTCGCAGTGCTCGTTGCCGGCGCGATCGGCGCCCGCCGCAGCTACTACCGCCACTTCGCCGAGGCGCTCGCCTACCGTGGTGCCACCGTTTTGAGCTTCGACTATCGC is a genomic window of Niveibacterium sp. SC-1 containing:
- a CDS encoding transporter; this translates as MAVQYKKNVVLALIGAGLVSGAAQATERGQLRALLGLPGQDLTSPALPGFYVQANYQHYQADSFKDNNGNTPVQSANFPPLGVVSAEQDSKVRADVLALRASWVSESQLWDGRIGLSATLPLVKTHLETKLTRVTPLPAPYAQLADSTLAKLAAANSGEESGVGDMEIAPFIDWQTDSSRVIFAPAFVAPTGAYDANRAVNPGAGNFWTIRPALTLAYVTENGWEFGARSTYSFNTENKDTDYKSGQYLHSDGAVMYQIRDGLRLGAAGYLIYQTTKDSGTGAPADGYKARVFALGPSIGWQSEDSRLGLEFKVLQEFGVRNRPEGTLGWLRVIYRVN
- a CDS encoding IS1595 family transposase, whose translation is MRERELKDWLGGLNRLTAAQREQLRQRLESVASLDEVSAALQRRRSSHPGCPHCRSLGVVRNGHADGLQRYRCRTCRRSFNALTGTPLARLRQRDKWWVQAQVLELGLSVRKAARHLGVHRTTAFRWRHRFLALPRALKAQALQGVAEADETYELRSFKGQPQRLGQQSRAARKRGGHAARRGLSDEHVPVLVLRDRSGATTDYVLPHNSKAAVVQVLPQALACDTLLCTDGSSMLAAAARALNIEHHAVNTLKGERRRGAWHIQNVNAYHSRLKTWMRRFNGVATSYLENYLGWFRALDRSTQSGTHPTPFLCLALGV
- a CDS encoding DUF456 family protein; this translates as MENLLTSPQTWWWLLSVVLILVGVAGTILPALPGTFLVLAGIYLGAWIDDFQRVGAWSLAIITVLAILAWVSDFLSTVLGAKKAGASGLAMLGAAVGTVLGIFTGLVGLIFMPLLGAIVGELIARRDALHAGRVGLATWIGLIVGTLVKLVLTFMMIGVFVFALIV
- a CDS encoding LysR substrate-binding domain-containing protein, which encodes MKFRRLPPLAVLHSFELAASLLSFKEAAERLHVTPSAISHQMRALEQFVGQALFRRLNRRLELTEAGATYLDEVRGALEALRDATDALRYGAGARPLTLSVGSFFGPEFLVPRLAQFEALNPDIHLRVFTEQVERDPRRGEVDLVLRLVYRKERPRGLHMSLLTPVQALPVGGRQYAGAGIEALASAPLLQTSGLQNAWPNWFRWAGLDRDAPRHGPQFDSYSALMAACESGAGIAFGLLPVIGSRLVDGRLTALWHEATPSSFSYCLLCRSEDARREEVQRVEAWLHTLVAELQASVPARFAPTLQAAA